Genomic window (Oryza sativa Japonica Group chromosome 3, ASM3414082v1):
GATTTGCATATCAACTCTCCCTCAACCTCCTTCGTCAATTCAGCAAGACAACGGTTCTTTCGCCATCATCCAAACTCTCTCTTGTGTCTAAGGTTGGCTAGATTTCGGAATAGTCTTCCCTTTTTTTCCCTAGTAGCAGTAATCATGCAAGGTTTGTCATTCGAGTTGATCTCTAACCACCTATGCAATATTGGTTGACAGGATTCAAGCCAAGTCTCATTAGATTCAATGGTGAACTCCATGGAAATCCTTTGCTTAGTCCGGCGAAGCACACACCGAAATCTATGGCTCAGAAACAAACCTTCGCTAATTTGTGTCATTTCTGTGGAGGCGGACGAAGAGGATTACAGGTCTGTCAAGCGGAGTGTATGTCAAAGGAAGCCCAAGGATGCAGTCGTCACGACAATGCTGTGATACCTTGACATTTTGCCCCTTTACGTTGTTTGGTTTCATTAGGAAGGATTCTTCTTTAGTTCAATTAACCCTCGTTTTGATAAGGATGGTTCTTTGCTCTCAGTTCTTATCTTTCGGTGATGCATTGGGGTTTAATCAGATAAACTCTATAACTTGATTAGTAAAAATGTTTATGTGTTTTCAAATAGAAATTATAGTTGTTGGCAATGACAAGGTAGGTAGTAATGTCCGTAGTCTCACAGCTAGTCGATGGTCACCATAGTCGAGGTAGTGGGAGGAAGACGATGCTAATATTGGTAGTGTGCAACACAAAACGTAGCACATCAAGCTATTATAAATGTTACATTTATATTacaatatgtattttttttgtcgCCCCCATGTTGTCCAAGCCAGCAGGCTCCGAAAACCCAAGCACCGCCTTCCTCCCACCCCTGGGGCTCCTTCCCTGCCTCCATCCCGCTAGACCAGCCACTGCCCTGCAAGTAGTAAGGACAATGGTGGTGGGGCAATCTAGCGAGCAACTAGGAGCGGGTATGCAGTGAGGATGGTGACGACGGTTTGTCCACAACAGTGGTTGGCTCTTGACGGTGGTCGAAGGGAGGCACAACCACAGCAAGATACACAAGAACAAATATAGAATCGTGGGCACGATGGTAGTTGCAAGTTTGTGGCTGCGGCCGACATCAACGGGGATGGCTGAGTCCAGCCCTCCAAGACCAGATCCGATAGTCGCTGTGGTACTGATAGCGGGCGTGACGGCAGGCTTAGGTGTAGACACCCCTTGTGTATAAGGGTGTTGGCGCAATGTTTTTCCCCGGAGGATTAGGGGTGGTAAACGGTTGCAATGACTTGCGGTAGAGTCCCATGATGATGATGGCATGGTCATGCAACACTTGCAAGCGATGGAAGATTGAGGCTAACCGGTGGAGGGCGTCAGTGTAGCCATGTCTACATGTTGATGATGGTTGGATGTGGTGTGGTGATGGGGAGGCAGGCATGCAGACTGTAGGTGAAAGTCTAGCTCAGGGTTTATCAGACCGATAATGACAACAATTTTAGACACAATGTTCCCTTTAGTGGCTTTGTTGAGGCGACTCTCTCCACTCTGGTGGGACTCTCCATACGACAACCTTTTCTAGGATTCCTTGGATGGACCTATGTGGAGCTTCCTTGCATGGCATCCCACTGGAGGTGTATCCTAGGAAGTTATGTGTCTTTGTCTCACTACTTTCTAGTTTCTACCATATTCATTTTTGCATGTCTGAATGCTTATGGAAGATTGGGGCTAACCTGCGGAGGGCTTCCTATTtgggtgtttttttcttcttgtggGATTCATTTTATGGTGATAACTCATCTCAGAAGGCATAAAAATGGAGTACAAATATTAACTTACCGTTTAAGGTTATTCTTACATGTACATTGGAGATGTCCACCTTAAGAGTGGCTTGTTTCTATCCATGAAGCAACTATGTGTGTTGGACCCACCTTAAGGTATGACCTTTGCACATTGAGGATGCCTATGATTATTGTGGCCACATTGTGGTTTGCCCttatacattaaaaaaattgtactaCTTAATGCGAATACcgaactccctccgtactcgtaaagaaaatcatttaggacaatgtttaagtcaaaccttggaaatataaatcatgaataactctcaagttgttgagtttgaaaatgtaaaaattatatgaatatatttttcttgaaaaatactttcataaaagtatacatatattacttttctataaaaataaaatactttcataaaagtatacatatatcatttttcaataaatattttttatagaaataagaagtcaaagttgtgtttttgAGACCATGTCGCTGCCCAAAACGACTTGCTTTACGAGTACGAATGGAGTACTAATTATTCGAATTAATTGAGGGTATAAACAACGATGATGTGACGTCAATTTCTAAAAGAAGATGCCACGTAAGAGTTTTATGTGgtggaagaaaaggagaaaaaaaagatgatttaattaataatggtatAATAAGAAATTGCTAATGTGCGATTGTTCGCTGTGATCTAGCTTGGCAGAGCAATtggttttctttctctttctagCCTAGGCTCGTGCACCCGCGAtcattttctctttcttttttttaaccgcTTTTATGTTTAGAAATCGCTTCGAATTTTATTGTttcctctttttccttttttactgTTACCGGTTTTGATGGAGGCAAGTTAgtccatctcttttttttccttttcttttgttgccGACGAAGACGTGCATGTGTGCAAAATTGTAGATTAAACTTTTCTGTCCGGTTACTTGCATGGCCTTTTTTGgcccatttttttatttttttaaattcgttTGAAATTCatctatagaaactttttatacgCATAAAGTTTCTAGGTCAAAAATTCAtgtgtataaagtttatatgtataaagCTCTGACTTACACTAGGATTTTAAGTCACCCAAAaccacttaaaaaaatatttgacaagcAACTACTACTGACATGTTGGGTAACGACTGTCATCAGCCAATACAAACAAActatatctaaaaataaaaagaaaaacaagcacGTGGATATTCACTTGAAAATGCGTCAATGCAAAACAGAAATATATTTCTGGTtcattagtattttttttctattttagaataattttcttttccttttttttatatttttacttCGCATGGACCCACATGCTACAGCCTATAGGCGAACGAGGGCCGGGGGCGAGCCGATTGCGTGCAGCGATCGACTgtggccccgtttagttccgagaagttttttctaaaaacatcacatcgaatcttttgacacatatatgaagcattaaatatagattaaaagaaaactaattgcacagttaggagagaaatcgtgagacgaatcagattcgtcttgcggtttccaagcaagttatgaaattagttttttcattcacaTTCAAAAACTCCTTCCggcatccggtcaaacatctgatgtgacacctaaaatttTTCATTTTGTGAATTAAACAGGCCCCGTGTATTAGAAGCACCCAGTGATCAATACCGTACAATTATCTAGAGTCAAATCATTAATATTCAAATCTTATTACAGTAAACAGATACtcagtcattctagcatttcccacaattatattaatgttaatgaatctaaacatatatatctatctagattcattaatatcaatatgaatataggaaatgctagaatgacttatattgtgaaacagaggaagtaatatATTGTATATGTGTTCTGTATAGATCATGTATGTATGATGTGGAAAGATTATATAGACATTAGTCATCTAAaccattactccctccgtacttgtaaaggaagtcgtttttagacaatgtttaagtcaaacctttgGAATATAAATCACGAATaattctcaagttgttgagtttgataatgtaaaaattatatgaatagatttgtcttgaaaaatacttttataaaagtatacctatatcactttttaataaatattttttaaaaaacaagaagttaaagttgtattttgaaaaccgtgtcgctgtccaaaacgactttctttacgagtacggagggagtattcctGAGCAGAATCATGagcgaaaagaaaaacaaaagaaagagagaaatgaTTTTGTTAGCTTGGAGGCAAAATATTTCATACCAAATGGCCCCAAGTGAAATATACACCGATATACCTTCATGAAAACCaaacgtatatatatactacctttgtttttaatatatgagtaaaatacatggccggtccttaaacttgcgcgcgggtttcacttaggtccataaTCTTGCAAATTGCACAGTCAAAGCCACCAACTTGTTTTAATGATTCAGGGCAGGTCCAAACCCCACTTGACCGGCTCTGACCGCCAACGTGGCACGCCACGCAAGCACCAATTTTGCAAACAAGCCCGTCCGCAAACAGTAGCGCCGGAATAATTGCAGTTAACCCCTTGTAGCTACAGTAGAGGCGCGTACAGCACCCTAAATTCCCAAATCCATCCCCTCTCTCCCATTATTCCCCAATCCTCAGGTCTggagggaggggaagcggcgagtGGCTCACTCCGGGGATCATCGGCGTTTGCTGCGATTCGGGCGGCGCATCCATCTGCAGGAGTGGCGGCGGGCGATAGGCTGCGTGGGCCGGCCCCCTCGTCGGTGTCGGCATCGGCGTTGGTGCAGTGGTGACGATGGACCTCAGCCTGAGGGGGGAagctgaggcggcggcggtgtatCGTAAGTACCCCGTCCTTTCTTGTGATTTAGCATCCGTTTGGATGGTTTGTGGTTGTGAAGTATCGTTTTTTCTATGCAATGCGAGATGATGATGTTGGAGCAGTTAGGATTAAACCTAGGGTTTTAGTTTGTTGTTGATGGGGTTGGTTTTTTTTGCCATTGGTAGGCTCTAATTCGAAGCAGTTCACAATTGAGGTTCATCATGGGGGATTTTTCTGTGGTATGGGAGTGAATCGCAGTTATGTGGATGGCAAAGTTAGCTGGTTCGATTATGTCGATTCTCGAGAGTGGGATAGTTCTCTGCAGTTGGCAGATTTGGTTGCTATGTTGGGTTATGATGCAGGGCCAAGGCTGAAAGTATATTGGTTGCTGCCTGGGAAGAACTTGGTTGATGGTTTGAGAATTGTGGACAGCGAAGTAGAGATTAATGTAATGAATTTAGTGTGCAATAAAGTCAAGAACTTTGTTATCTATTTAGACCATATTGACCATGTTTCAGGCAGAAATCAAGAAGATATCGTAGTGAGCCCAGTCTCTGAGTTGCCTATAGTAATGAGCCCTGTTAGAGGTTGTCAGCAGAAGGGAGATGGGAACCAGGGGGGTAGTAATGTAGGAGTACAAGCATGTGGGGTTGTAGATGAAGTAGCtgatgaaattgaagatgatgttgaATATGACAGTGATGGTAGTGAAGTTGATGATTCAGACTTTGTGGACAGTGACTATGAGTtccaagatgatgatgatgatttatTTGAGGATAATGTGGATGGTGATGTGGTGGACCAGGGCCCAGCTCCTAAGAAGTTCAATCAGAAGAAGGTTGCAGGTGGCAAGCTGAAGGGAAAGAGAGTAATTAGAGAGGAAGGTTCAGATGAGGAGTCAAGTGATGAAGAGTGCTTGGAACTGCCAGAGAATCCAGATGAGATCAATTTGAGGTTCAAGTCCTTTAACCCAGAAGATATGAATAACCCTGTCTTTAAAGTTGGGATGGTGTTCCCTTCTGTTGAGCTGCTTAGAAAAACAATCACTGAGTACAGCTTGAAGAATAGGGTAGACATCAAGATGCCAAGAAATGATAGAACAAGGATCAAGGCTCATTGTGCAGAAGGGTGCCCTTGGAACATGTATGCATCTCTAGATAGCAGAGTGCATGGTTTTATTGTGAAGACCTATGTGCCTCAACACAAGTGCAGAAAAGAGTGGGTTCTTCAGAGGTGCACTGCCAATTGGCTTGCATTGAAATACATTGAGTCATTTAGGGCTGATTCTAGGATGACACTACCTAGCTTTGCCAAGACTGTTCAGAAAGAGTGGAATTTGACACCCTCAAGGAGCAAACTAGCTAGGGCTAGGAGGTTGGCACTGAAGGAGATATATGGAGATGAGGTTGCACAATACAACATGCTGTGGGACTATGGGAATGAACTGAGGAGATCTAACCCAGGCAGCTCATTCTATCTGAAACTGGATGATGGCAAATTTAGTTGTCTCTATTTCTCTTTAGATGCTTGCAAGAGGGGTTTTCTAAGTGGCTGCAggcctatcatttgcttggaTGGGTGCCATATCAAGACAAAATTTGGTGGGCAATTGTTGACAGCAGTTGGCATTGACCCTAATGATTGTATATTTCCAATAGCAATGGCTGTTGTGGAGGTAGAATCATTTAGCACATGGTCCTGGTTCTTGCAAACTTTGAAGGATGATGTTGGCATTGTCAATACTTATCCTTGGACCATCATGACTGACAAACAGAAGGTAATATTACTTGTAATCATTTAATGTCTGTTGTACATCATATGTAATCATGTAATTACTGATTATAATCATTTAAATCATGTCTGTTACCTTCTTGTAGGGTTTGATACCAGCTGTTCAGCAACTATTCCCAGATTCTGAGCACAGGTTCTGTGTGAGGCATTTGTACCAGAATTTTCAGCAATCATTTAAAGGTGAGATTCTTAAAAATCAACTTTGGGCATGTGCTAGGTCTAGTTCAGTCCAAGAGTGGAATACTAAATTTGAGGAGATGAAGGCTTTAAATGAAGATGCATATAACTGGTTAGAGCAAATGGCACCAAATACCTGGGTTAGAGCATTTTTCAGTGATTTCCCTAAATGTGACATCTTACTGAACAATAGCTGTGAGGTcttcaacaaatatattttagaaGCTAGAGAGATGCCAATACTGACCATGCTAGAGAAGATAAAGGGCCAGTTGATGACAAGGTTCTTCAACAAACAAAAAGAAGCACAAAAATGGCAGGGCCCAATTTGTCCCAAGATTAGGAAGAAATTGCTAAAGATTGCTGAGCAGGCTAACATTTGCTATGTGTTGCCTGCTGGAAAGGGTGTTTTCCAAGTAGAAGAGAGAGGGACCAAATACATTGTAGATGTTGTGACCAAGCACTGTGATTGTAGGAGATGGGACCTAACTGGCATCCCTTGTTGCCATGCAATAGCATGCATTAGAGAAGACCATCTGTCTGAAGAAGATTTTCTTCCACACTGCTACTCTATCAATGCATTCAAGGCAGTGTATGCAGAGAATATCATTCCTTGCAATGATAAAGCCAATTGGGAGAAAATGAATGGACCCCAAATATTGCCACCTGTGTATGAGAAGAAGGTTGGCCGGCCAAAGAAAAGCAGAAGGAAGCAACCACAGGAAGTGCAAGGTAGAAATGGTCCCAAGCTTACCAAACATGGAGTAACTATTCACTGCAGCTATTGTCATGAAGCTAACCACAACAAAAAAGGGTGTGAGCTGAGGAAGAAAGGAATAAGGCctaagaacaagataagaagAAATGTAGTTGAAGCCACAGAAGAGCCTTCAGTCATGCCTCAGGTTATTAAAACTCTACATTTCAGATTATGTTGTGTTAATCCCTTGAACTAACCAATGTTGTGTTACAGGAATTAATGGGACCACAAGCAGGTGGCTCATCACTATTAGCTGAGGTGAATGACAATATGTTGGATCATATGCTGCAGGAGGTATTTTCTTGTTAAGGTTTAGATCACTTTATTCAGATGTAAACACATGTGGCATTTGTACCATAACTGTCCTCCTTTATAAACCTGTTTAACATTCAGTTTGCTACTTTGCTCTGATTTTTAATTCATGTAGGCATCACAGCCCAGTCAACTAACTCAGGAACATGGTCCACTACCTGACTGTGCTTTCATTCAAGAAAACCAGCCAACAGCTAGACCAGTGGTATTAACCACTTCAACAAAAGAGGGAAGATCAAAGATGACCAAGCCTAAGAAGAATGCAGCTGGCActtcaaagaaaaagaaggcaACAGATGGCTTGAGTGATGGTGCTGctgcaaagaagaagaagaaggcttGAAGGAATATAGTACTGCTGCTGCAATGATCCATGCTTGTTCATAGATCATAGGAATACTTTTGCTTGCCAACTCATGTTCATGACAAGAAATAGTGCATGTGGATGTGGATGTGGATGTGGATGTGGATGTATATTTTGGACATCAATGTTGCTGCCATGTAAATGTGTCTGTAGTGCCATGACAGCAAACATTTTGGATGTGGATGTGTTATGGTGATGTGCTTTTGGATAAAACATTAAACTGTCATGCAATGAAGTGGTTGGTTCTCAGATCAATTGTGCTTTTCATTTATGACATATATGTGTACTGATGCAATGTTGCTGTCAATTTCAATCTGCAACTGTCATTTTAATCCTGCAAGAAGCAATTTCTTCTCTGAACCTGTATTTGTAAATCCTGAAACTGTCATTTTAAACCTGCCTTTTTAAAGCCTGTCATTCCACACAAATTCCaacacatttttcaaactgaAAATGCTGTAAATTTCAGTGCAAATGGCAACATTCATAATTATTCCAGCCCAACCAAAATACATTCATTTCCAAAAGTTGGCACAACCAAAATACATTCAGCATTCTTCATTCTCCATTCAATTCCACCTTCATTTCATCAAGACAACAACCAGAACACAGACTAAAATAAGAACTCCAAATAACCCTACAACTAACATGCACTTCACTGCCAACAGTATTTCTCTAACAATGGGCACTATAGCTATCAATTTCTTCTCAATTTCATCTTGTCTCCCAAAAGCATCTTGATTCAGATCCAAATGCTGAGCAGTCTTCCCATATGTGCCATCTTCTCCAGCAATGAAGCCATTCCTCTTCAGATAATTGATGTAACCTTCTTCCCAATACCAAAAGTTACACCCAGTTCCATCTTTCTACAGAAATAACAAGCAAACTCAAATCAACACTAATCAGCGAGGTTGCCAGCTAACAAATTCCAACCAAACCAACCAAACTAAAACTCACCTCATGGTCAGGACAAGTGTAAAAAATCCGGCCTCGATTAGCATCTGTCTTCGCTGTGCATCTCACGATGGTCTTCACATTGCATGAGGGGCACACGATCAAAGGTACAACTAACCTATTCCGGCGGGTGCTTAACGACGATGAGCTTGCAGACGCCATGGCTGCAACCTCGCCGCCTCCGACCGCCGCACACCGCCccctgtcgccgccgcacgtcgccctccgtcgccgccgcacaccTATCCCTCCTCGCCTCAACAGCCTGGCTAGCCGCTAACCCTAGAATGGGATGGTTGCGaaggatttggggatttttgtgTCCGCCATGGTGCTACTGTTTGCGGAGGAGCTTCTTTGCAAAATTGGTGCTTGCGTGGCGTGCCACGTTGGCGGTCAGAGCCGGTCAAGTGGGGTTTGGACCTGCCCTGAATCATTAAAACAAGTTGGTGGCTTTGACTGTGCAATTTGCAAGAttatggacctaagtgaaacccgcgcgcaagtttaaggaccggccaTGTATTTTACTCTTAATATATTAACCGTTAACTTTTTACATCATGGTTgaacattcgtcttattaaaaaattgagtaaatgtattttcttttcttgtggTTTGATTTATCACTTGATAAATTTTAAGTGTTagatttgcacaattttttttaataagacgaatggtcaaatgatataaaaaaaatcaacaacatCGTATATTAaaaagggttaatttgatccatacCAATACAAATGtggcaaataaaaaatatacccCTACTATTCACGTGATCTGCTCGGTGCCCtgtaaatttcaaaaaattaaaaccatgcCTCGCCGTCACTCTTTCCGTCCTCCGGTCAATCTTTCCGTCTTCCCTTACTCTCcccatcctcctccgccgccccggATGACGCTGCCGACCCTGATgctgccgacgccgacgccgctgtGCTCGCCGACCGCGACCTGCGCCTCGTCGCCGAGCTCCGCATCGAGCGCGCGGactcacggccgccgccgcacgccacgGTAGTGCCGCTCCGACGTCTTCTTTTTGATTTTACTCCGTAGTTTGCACGTAGCAATTCTCCATCAGGAGATCGTGGACTAATTGCAAACGAAAGCACTACACGAATTGAAGATTTAATTAGGTCCCCAGCAGACGAGGTGATACGCCTTCTGCATCTTCTCCTCCGACCTCTTTGGCCTGGTGGCCCTGccgcatgcggcggcggcaccgacgGGGGAGGACGGACGGCACGCCGTTGCCAGCGGTCTGCGACGACAGCGACACCGGGACGGCATGCCGGTGACCTGCTGCTTGGCGGAGTCCCACCTGCGCAGCCCCGCGCCTGGTCCTTGAGCGCCTCCACCGTGCTCATGCTCGCCGTCACCACGAACGACGACGCCTTCTTGCTAGCGACGAGCTCATCTTCACCTAACTTGGTCTTGGATGGATGATTCCTCGCACGCCGATGCTGTGTTTCTTGGAGCTTTTGGATGCCTCAATATATGGCTTCCTCGTCTCCCGGCGCCGTGCCCCATCCGCTGCAGCATGGCCCAACGTCGGCCTCCTCCATGGCGGCGCCGTTCCCCGACCTGATGCGGTACGCGCGGAGTTGCAGCCAGCGTGGCGCTGGTGCAGATCCTGGACTTTGCGGCGGGCGGCTTGTCGGGGTCTCGCCGGCAATGCTGtgcccgccgtcgacgacgaccacgacgtCGTCACCGAGCATGTGGCCTCACGTCCTCACGGAGGGAGGATGGGGAGAACGGAAAAAATGACGGAGTGGCATGgttttaattttagaaatttatagTGACACCTAGTAGTTAAAATGAATAATAATAGTATTTTTTATTTGCCATATTTATAGTAACATAGATCAAATTAACCCTATTAAAAAACGAAGGAGTATATCAAATGGTTAATGTAAATATAATCACTTATGCATGTATATGGTTCTTCTTATATATGTGAGAAAAACCAGTATGGACATAATCTACCATAGAACATCGCGGATGCCTTTCCAGTTGGGCTCCAGCTGGCCAATGGGTTTGTTGACATACATAGGCTTGCAGTTACTGCTGTATTGTGCAAACAAACAGAACACTTTAACTGAATCCCCAAGCTTTGTATTGTACCCTGCCAAGTTGGCATAACGCCTATCAGGCTATCATCACTCTATTCACCTCTAATTAATTAGCCCGtatcaaaaaaaatg
Coding sequences:
- the LOC136355661 gene encoding uncharacterized protein, with the translated sequence MTRFFNKQKEAQKWQGPICPKIRKKLLKIAEQANICYVLPAGKGVFQVEERGTKYIVDVVTKHCDCRRWDLTGIPCCHAIACIREDHLSEEDFLPHCYSINAFKAVYAENIIPCNDKANWEKMNGPQILPPVYEKKVGRPKKSRRKQPQEVQGRNGPKLTKHGVTIHCSYCHEANHNKKGCELRKKGIRPKNKIRRNVVEATEEPSVMPQELMGPQAGGSSLLAEVNDNMLDHMLQEASQPSQLTQEHGPLPDCAFIQENQPTARPVVLTTSTKEGRSKMTKPKKNAAGTSKKKKATDGLSDGAAAKKKKKA